Proteins encoded by one window of Polaribacter haliotis:
- a CDS encoding sugar MFS transporter, whose amino-acid sequence MSTSATNKSYKSAFIFLTTLFFLWGFITVLVDSLVPRLKDVFEMSYAKTVLVQFAFFVAFFVFSLPAGAILSKIGYKKGIVLGLLTMAAGCLLFYPAASFRSFPVFLFGYFTLAGGITILQVAANPYVALLGSEDGASSRLNLSQAFNSLGTTIAPVVGALFLLSDSVKTSAEINLLSDIDKTNYYVAEAATVQTPFLFIAIFIAVLALIFGFIKLPTVMQESPKGGYLTLLKNKLMLMGALGIFVYVGAEVAIGSFLVNYFVDMNLAAVVAGNETMMSIANTIASTFNKTFTDSDPKSLLAIFVIFYWGGAMIGRFVGAYLTKIMAPGKVLSIFAFLAISMIVISINTTGLLSMWSILVVGLFNSIMFPTIFTLSLEGLGDLKAQASGLLCMAIVGGAIIPFIFGSLIDGFGFKTAFILTIFCYGYILFFGRYKIPS is encoded by the coding sequence ATGAGTACTTCAGCAACCAATAAATCTTACAAATCTGCATTTATATTTTTAACTACTTTATTTTTCCTTTGGGGGTTTATTACGGTTTTAGTAGATAGTTTAGTACCAAGGTTAAAGGATGTTTTCGAGATGTCGTATGCAAAAACTGTTTTGGTTCAATTTGCCTTTTTTGTGGCATTTTTTGTATTCTCTTTACCTGCAGGAGCTATTTTATCTAAAATTGGTTACAAAAAAGGAATTGTTTTAGGATTATTAACAATGGCAGCAGGTTGTTTGTTATTTTATCCGGCTGCATCTTTTCGATCTTTTCCAGTATTTTTATTTGGTTATTTTACTTTGGCTGGCGGAATTACGATTTTGCAAGTAGCCGCAAATCCGTATGTTGCTTTATTAGGAAGTGAAGATGGTGCTAGTAGTCGATTAAATTTATCGCAAGCATTTAATTCTTTAGGAACTACAATTGCCCCAGTTGTTGGTGCATTATTTTTATTGAGTGATTCTGTAAAAACATCTGCAGAAATAAACCTTTTAAGCGATATAGATAAGACAAATTATTACGTTGCAGAAGCTGCGACTGTACAAACTCCATTTTTATTTATTGCGATTTTTATTGCAGTTTTAGCGTTGATATTCGGGTTTATAAAACTACCAACAGTTATGCAAGAAAGTCCAAAAGGAGGTTATTTAACTTTATTGAAAAATAAATTAATGCTCATGGGGGCTTTAGGGATATTTGTTTATGTAGGTGCAGAAGTTGCGATTGGTAGTTTTTTAGTCAACTATTTTGTAGATATGAACTTAGCAGCTGTTGTTGCTGGAAATGAAACAATGATGAGCATTGCCAACACGATTGCAAGTACTTTTAATAAAACATTTACAGATTCGGACCCAAAATCTTTATTAGCAATTTTTGTGATTTTTTATTGGGGAGGAGCAATGATTGGACGATTTGTGGGTGCATATTTAACCAAAATTATGGCTCCTGGAAAAGTGTTAAGCATTTTTGCTTTTTTAGCCATTTCTATGATTGTAATTTCTATAAACACCACTGGATTACTTTCTATGTGGTCTATTTTGGTAGTGGGTTTGTTTAATTCGATAATGTTTCCAACGATTTTTACGCTTAGTTTAGAAGGTTTGGGAGATTTAAAAGCACAAGCTTCAGGCTTGCTTTGTATGGCAATTGTTGGTGGCGCAATTATCCCTTTTATTTTCGGAAGTTTAATAGATGGTTTTGGCTTTAAAACTGCCTTTATCTTAACAATTTTTTGTTATGGGTATATTTTGTTTTTT